A genome region from Bacteroides stercoris ATCC 43183 includes the following:
- the rpiB gene encoding ribose 5-phosphate isomerase B: MKTIGLCSDHAGFELKEYVRGWLEAKGWPYKDYGTYSTESCDYPDFAHQLAQAVEAGECYPGIAICGSGNGINMTLNKHQGIRAALCWTAEIAHLARQHNDANVLVMPGRFIGTEEADMIMTEFFNTSFEGGRHQRRIDKIPVQG, encoded by the coding sequence ATGAAAACTATTGGACTTTGTTCCGACCACGCCGGCTTTGAACTGAAAGAGTATGTCCGCGGTTGGCTGGAAGCCAAAGGCTGGCCTTACAAAGATTACGGAACCTACTCCACCGAAAGCTGCGACTATCCCGACTTTGCCCATCAGCTGGCGCAAGCTGTCGAAGCAGGCGAATGCTACCCGGGAATTGCTATCTGCGGCAGCGGAAACGGCATCAACATGACGCTCAACAAGCATCAGGGCATTCGTGCGGCTCTTTGCTGGACTGCCGAAATTGCTCATCTGGCACGCCAGCACAACGATGCCAATGTCCTTGTCATGCCGGGACGCTTCATCGGCACGGAAGAAGCGGATATGATTATGACCGAATTCTTCAACACTTCGTTTGAGGGCGGACGCCACCAGCGGAGAATAGACAAGATACCGGTACAGGGATAA